The Acidobacteriota bacterium sequence CCACTGCCGATGCCCAAATTGGGTTTGGACTTTCCTACATAGGAGGCTGGTAAAATGTTTGAGAAATCTGAAATGCTCTATCTGTATGTTGAAACTCCGCTTCACGCCGGAAGTGGCAGCAGCGTCGGAGTGATTGATTTACCGATTCAACGCGAACGAGTCACCGGGTATCCTCTGGTGCAGTCATCTGGGGTCAAAGGAAAATTGAGGGCTGAGGCACGAGAGGCCCTCAAGAACAAAGAAGAAACCGACATTGATGAAAAAATTGCTCTTGTTTTCGGTCCCGAAAGTGATAGCGCGCAGGAACATGCCGGTGCCCTTTCGCCGGGTGATGCCCGGTTGCTGCTGTTTCCAGTCCGTTCCCTGGTTGGTGTTTTTGCCTGGACCACCAGCCGTAATGTCCTGGCCAGATTCAAACGCGATTTGGAAGCTGCCGGGAAAAAAGTTGACTGGGATCTCACAAACCTTCCTGATAATGGAAACGCCTGGACCGTTGACCAGATAAGTGCTGTGGCTGGTGGAAAAGTGGTTTTGGAGGAGTTCGCGTTTACCGCAGCGACGCACGCAGATGTAAAGATAATTTCTGACTGGATTGCCGAAAACGTCTTCCCTGGGTCAGCGGAGTACACCTACTTTCAAGAGAAGGTCAGGACCAATCTGGTGATCTTACCTGAAGATGCCTTCCGAGATTTCGCTCAGTTTGCCACTGAAGTCATCACCCGAATTAAAATTGACCAGGAAACCAAAACCGTCGCCCGAGGGGCGTTGTGGACGGAAGAACATCTTCCTT is a genomic window containing:
- the cmr4 gene encoding type III-B CRISPR module RAMP protein Cmr4 → MFEKSEMLYLYVETPLHAGSGSSVGVIDLPIQRERVTGYPLVQSSGVKGKLRAEAREALKNKEETDIDEKIALVFGPESDSAQEHAGALSPGDARLLLFPVRSLVGVFAWTTSRNVLARFKRDLEAAGKKVDWDLTNLPDNGNAWTVDQISAVAGGKVVLEEFAFTAATHADVKIISDWIAENVFPGSAEYTYFQEKVRTNLVILPEDAFRDFAQFATEVITRIKIDQETKTVARGALWTEEHLPSDTVLYSPLHTTRPRKIKENKIRTLQSAGDVLQFVRDLGLERIQLGGDETVGRGIVRLNLSGGNEL